A window of the Polaribacter batillariae genome harbors these coding sequences:
- a CDS encoding gliding motility lipoprotein GldH, giving the protein MLAIPKRNKVFFLILVAVIFISCDKKTEFNQYKSLENSSWKANEKVFFNFEIKDTLQAKNLFINIRNNNDYEFSNLYVITELKFPNGTKVVDTLQYEITDAAGHFLGDGFTEIKDNKLFYKEHKVFPISGEYEFTIRQAMRKNGEIHPMPHLKGITDVGLSIEKIK; this is encoded by the coding sequence ATGCTGGCAATTCCGAAAAGAAATAAAGTTTTTTTCTTAATTTTAGTTGCGGTTATTTTTATTTCTTGTGATAAAAAAACGGAATTTAATCAATATAAATCACTAGAAAATAGTTCTTGGAAAGCAAACGAAAAGGTGTTTTTTAATTTCGAAATAAAAGATACCCTTCAGGCTAAAAATTTGTTTATCAATATACGAAATAATAACGATTACGAATTTAGTAATTTGTATGTAATTACAGAATTAAAGTTTCCCAATGGTACAAAAGTGGTAGATACATTACAATACGAAATAACAGATGCTGCTGGGCATTTTTTAGGAGATGGTTTTACAGAAATAAAAGACAATAAATTATTTTACAAAGAGCATAAAGTGTTTCCTATTTCTGGAGAATATGAGTTTACTATTCGACAAGCAATGCGAAAAAATGGAGAAATACATCCAATGCCTCATTTAAAAGGCATTACAGATGTTGGTTTAAGTATCGAAAAAATAAAATAG
- a CDS encoding PSP1 domain-containing protein, which translates to MACGNCGTTENGVPKGCKSNGNCGSGTCGSGSKLAVFDWLSNMTLPSGQERFNIFEVRFKNGRKHFYKNTNNLPITMGDIVAVEGSPGHDIGTVSLAGELVKVQMKKRKITEDHEDVKKIYRKASQRDIDIWQQSRAKEEETQRRGREILGRLGLQMKLSDVEYQGDGNKATFYYTADTRVDFRQLIRDLASAFSIRVEMKQVGARQEAARLGGVGSCGRELCCSTWLTDFRKVTTSAARYQQLSLNPLKLAGQCGKLKCCLNFELDTYLDALKTFPKQDIVLKTEKGEAVFVKMDIFKQHLWYTYKEERFKWFRLTLDQVLEIIELNKNNEKSATLEEYESDVEVAIKVDFEDAVGQDSLTRFDVPKTSKRRRNNRNKNKKKSVGVVANKTQSNSNQKRKPVAKQQNKQQQKPKSRPNPNTKPKQPKAENGVSKPKPRRKNNRTRKNNKPNNAGNSEKK; encoded by the coding sequence ATGGCATGTGGAAATTGTGGTACAACAGAAAATGGCGTACCAAAAGGCTGTAAGAGTAATGGTAATTGTGGGTCAGGAACCTGTGGAAGTGGCAGTAAATTAGCCGTTTTCGATTGGTTATCGAATATGACCTTACCAAGTGGACAAGAAAGATTTAATATTTTCGAAGTTCGTTTTAAAAACGGAAGAAAACATTTTTATAAAAACACAAACAATTTACCCATAACAATGGGCGATATTGTTGCAGTAGAAGGTTCGCCAGGACACGATATTGGTACGGTTTCTTTAGCAGGAGAATTGGTAAAAGTGCAAATGAAAAAGCGTAAAATTACCGAAGATCACGAAGATGTAAAGAAAATTTACAGAAAAGCCAGTCAAAGAGATATCGATATTTGGCAACAATCTAGAGCCAAAGAAGAAGAAACACAAAGAAGAGGAAGAGAAATTTTAGGACGTTTAGGTTTGCAAATGAAACTGTCTGATGTAGAATATCAAGGAGATGGAAACAAAGCCACTTTTTATTATACCGCAGATACTCGTGTAGATTTTAGGCAATTAATTAGAGATTTGGCAAGTGCATTTTCTATTCGTGTAGAAATGAAACAAGTAGGTGCAAGACAAGAAGCTGCAAGGTTAGGTGGTGTTGGTTCTTGTGGAAGAGAGCTGTGTTGTTCTACTTGGTTAACAGATTTTAGAAAGGTAACTACATCTGCAGCTCGTTACCAACAATTGTCTCTAAACCCATTAAAATTGGCAGGACAATGTGGCAAATTAAAATGCTGTTTAAATTTTGAATTAGATACCTACTTAGATGCGTTAAAAACATTTCCAAAACAAGACATCGTTTTAAAAACAGAAAAAGGAGAAGCTGTTTTTGTAAAGATGGATATTTTTAAACAACATCTTTGGTACACCTACAAAGAAGAACGTTTTAAGTGGTTTCGTTTAACGTTAGATCAAGTTTTAGAAATTATAGAACTGAATAAGAATAACGAGAAATCTGCAACGTTAGAAGAATATGAATCGGATGTAGAGGTTGCTATAAAAGTAGATTTCGAAGACGCAGTTGGGCAAGATAGTTTAACACGTTTCGATGTTCCAAAAACAAGCAAAAGAAGAAGAAACAATAGAAATAAAAACAAGAAAAAATCGGTTGGTGTAGTTGCAAACAAAACACAATCAAATTCAAATCAAAAAAGAAAACCAGTTGCAAAACAACAAAATAAGCAACAGCAAAAACCAAAATCGAGACCCAACCCTAATACCAAACCAAAACAGCCAAAAGCAGAAAATGGGGTATCAAAACCAAAACCAAGAAGAAAAAATAATAGAACTCGAAAAAATAACAAACCAAATAATGCTGGCAATTCCGAAAAGAAATAA
- the folB gene encoding dihydroneopterin aldolase, with amino-acid sequence MGIIKVNNIKLYAFHGCLEEEAKIGSEYRIDVEVKADLKKSAKTDNLADTVDYVHLNHIVKEEMAIRSELLEQVAQRILDRFFKEIKLIKKATVSVSKINPPIGGNVEEVIIILTKKR; translated from the coding sequence ATGGGAATCATAAAAGTAAATAACATAAAACTCTACGCTTTTCACGGTTGTTTAGAGGAAGAAGCAAAAATAGGCTCAGAATATAGAATAGATGTAGAGGTAAAAGCAGATTTAAAAAAGTCTGCAAAAACAGATAATTTAGCAGATACTGTAGATTATGTACATTTAAACCATATTGTAAAAGAAGAAATGGCCATTCGTTCTGAATTATTAGAACAAGTTGCACAACGAATTTTAGATCGTTTTTTCAAAGAAATAAAATTAATTAAAAAAGCAACAGTTTCCGTATCAAAAATTAACCCACCAATTGGTGGAAATGTAGAAGAAGTAATTATTATTCTCACAAAAAAGCGATAA
- a CDS encoding DUF2452 domain-containing protein has product MKNDDKKPDLVVFNEESQKYDAALKPYGTSASSPVIKPLNTASWKNDGIQRVNKQLKSKFDEVKKQYEDLMQKFKYNDLIYNAKFSFEPNIGENYHLYNNKNGEPFLSIISPEQCNFEYLGSFRLNTDKMWEKIES; this is encoded by the coding sequence ATGAAAAATGATGATAAAAAACCAGATTTAGTTGTTTTTAACGAGGAAAGTCAAAAATATGACGCTGCATTAAAACCCTATGGAACTTCTGCAAGTTCTCCAGTAATTAAACCACTAAATACGGCAAGTTGGAAAAACGATGGAATTCAACGTGTAAACAAACAATTAAAATCGAAATTCGACGAGGTTAAAAAACAGTACGAAGATTTGATGCAAAAATTTAAGTATAACGATTTAATTTACAATGCAAAATTTAGTTTTGAGCCCAATATTGGAGAAAATTATCATTTATATAACAATAAAAACGGCGAACCATTTTTGTCTATCATTTCTCCAGAGCAGTGTAATTTCGAGTATTTAGGCTCTTTTAGATTAAATACAGATAAAATGTGGGAGAAAATAGAATCGTAA
- a CDS encoding VOC family protein — MASFLLNHIALSVKNVDASVAFYQKVFQFKEIENTASNSKTRWLSLGQGKQLHLIPRPNLEVKTNKAVHFALSTSSLKEFVKHLVHLKIEYSDWTNTIKKDYVRKDGIQQFYFQDPDGYWIEVNNAE, encoded by the coding sequence ATGGCTTCTTTTTTATTAAATCACATAGCACTCTCTGTAAAAAATGTTGATGCATCTGTTGCATTCTATCAAAAAGTATTTCAATTTAAAGAAATAGAAAATACCGCATCCAACTCTAAAACAAGATGGTTGTCACTTGGTCAGGGAAAGCAATTGCATTTAATTCCTCGTCCAAATCTAGAAGTAAAAACAAATAAAGCAGTTCATTTTGCTTTGTCAACTTCAAGTTTAAAAGAATTTGTAAAACACCTTGTTCATCTAAAAATTGAATATTCAGACTGGACAAATACGATAAAAAAAGATTACGTTCGAAAAGACGGGATTCAACAATTCTATTTTCAAGACCCAGATGGATATTGGATTGAAGTAAATAACGCAGAGTAA
- a CDS encoding zinc ribbon domain-containing protein, whose product MRIYTCLKCNHKTYKLAEMRATGGILSKIFDIQNQKFTNVACERCTNAEFYKTKTSAIRNVFDFFTSCFFWARPFRSGFTL is encoded by the coding sequence ATTAGAATTTATACCTGTCTCAAATGCAATCATAAAACCTATAAATTAGCAGAAATGAGAGCAACAGGTGGCATCTTATCAAAAATTTTCGATATCCAAAACCAAAAATTCACCAATGTAGCTTGCGAGCGCTGTACAAATGCAGAGTTTTACAAAACCAAAACAAGTGCAATTAGAAATGTTTTCGACTTTTTTACAAGTTGTTTTTTTTGGGCGCGCCCTTTCAGGTCAGGCTTTACACTATAG
- a CDS encoding glutamine--tRNA ligase/YqeY domain fusion protein encodes MSEEKKSLNFLEQIIEEDLANGMPKESLRFRFPPEPNGYLHIGHTKAIGISFGLGQKYNAPVNLRFDDTNPAKEEQEYVDAIKKDISWLGYKWAKECYSSDYFQQLFDWAVLLIKDGKAYVDSQSSEEMRIQKGTPTQVGTNSPFRNRSVEENLALFQGMKDGKFKEGEHTLRAKIDMSSPNMLMRDPLMYRILYKAHHRTGTDWCIYPMYDWTHGESDYIEQISHSLCSLEFKPHRELYNWFKENVYEYSADEYPLAPKQREFSRLNLSYTIMSKRKLLTLVENGIVSGWNDPRMPTISGLRRRGYTPASIRSFVETVGVSKRENVIDVALLEFKIREDLNKTANRVMAVLDPVKVVITNYPEGKEEMLQAENNQEDASAGYREVPFSREIYIEKEDFREQANKKFFRLKLGKEVRLKNAYIIKAESCTKDKNGNITEIQCTYDKLSKSGSGTEESLRKVKGTLHWVSVKHAVNAEVRAYDRLFLDEAPDAHKDKDFMEFLNPNSLEVINAFVEPSLQSAKIGDRFQFQRLGYFNVDDDATAEKLVFNKTVGLRDSWGGK; translated from the coding sequence ATGTCTGAAGAAAAAAAATCGCTTAATTTTTTAGAGCAAATTATTGAAGAGGATTTGGCAAACGGAATGCCAAAAGAAAGTTTGCGTTTTCGTTTTCCGCCAGAACCCAATGGATATTTACACATTGGCCATACCAAAGCCATTGGCATTAGTTTTGGTTTGGGGCAGAAATATAATGCGCCTGTAAATTTACGTTTCGACGATACAAATCCTGCAAAAGAAGAACAAGAATATGTAGATGCGATTAAGAAAGATATTTCTTGGTTAGGTTACAAATGGGCAAAAGAATGCTACTCTTCGGACTATTTTCAGCAATTATTCGATTGGGCAGTTTTATTGATAAAAGATGGTAAAGCGTATGTAGATTCGCAATCTTCTGAAGAAATGCGTATTCAAAAAGGAACGCCAACTCAAGTGGGTACCAATAGTCCTTTTCGAAATCGTTCTGTGGAAGAAAATTTAGCCCTGTTCCAAGGAATGAAAGATGGAAAATTTAAAGAGGGCGAGCATACGTTGCGTGCAAAAATAGATATGAGTTCGCCAAATATGTTAATGCGAGATCCTTTAATGTACAGAATTTTATACAAAGCGCACCATAGAACTGGCACAGATTGGTGTATTTACCCAATGTACGATTGGACGCATGGAGAGAGCGATTATATAGAGCAAATTTCGCATTCTTTGTGTTCTTTAGAGTTTAAACCTCACAGAGAGTTGTACAATTGGTTTAAAGAAAATGTTTACGAATATAGTGCAGATGAATATCCTTTAGCACCAAAACAACGTGAGTTTTCTCGTTTGAATTTGAGTTACACTATTATGAGCAAACGCAAGTTATTAACTTTGGTTGAAAACGGAATTGTTTCTGGTTGGAACGACCCAAGAATGCCCACAATTTCTGGTTTACGAAGACGTGGTTATACACCTGCATCGATTAGAAGTTTTGTAGAAACTGTAGGTGTTTCTAAACGTGAAAACGTAATTGATGTAGCCCTTTTAGAGTTTAAAATTCGTGAAGATTTAAACAAAACCGCCAACAGAGTAATGGCTGTTTTAGACCCTGTAAAAGTGGTAATTACCAATTACCCTGAAGGAAAAGAAGAAATGTTACAAGCAGAAAACAATCAAGAAGATGCATCTGCTGGGTATAGAGAAGTGCCTTTTTCTAGAGAAATTTATATCGAAAAAGAAGATTTTAGAGAGCAAGCGAATAAGAAGTTTTTTCGATTGAAATTAGGTAAAGAAGTGCGTTTAAAAAATGCCTATATTATAAAAGCAGAAAGCTGTACAAAAGACAAAAACGGAAACATTACCGAAATACAATGTACTTATGATAAATTGAGTAAATCTGGAAGTGGTACCGAAGAAAGTTTACGAAAAGTAAAAGGAACTTTGCACTGGGTTTCTGTAAAACACGCTGTAAATGCAGAAGTAAGAGCTTATGATAGATTGTTTTTAGATGAAGCTCCAGATGCACATAAAGACAAAGATTTTATGGAGTTTTTAAATCCGAATTCGTTAGAAGTAATTAATGCTTTTGTAGAACCAAGTTTACAATCGGCCAAAATTGGAGATCGTTTTCAGTTTCAACGTTTGGGATATTTTAATGTAGATGATGATGCTACTGCAGAAAAACTTGTATTTAACAAAACGGTTGGCTTACGAGATTCTTGGGGAGGAAAATAA
- a CDS encoding DUF6370 family protein: MKKILLLSVFMMAFSCGNKKEVTQMVEVSCGQCKFDLDSEDGCSLAVRIDNKAYFVDGFNIDDFGDAHDEHTGFCEVVRKGEITGKVVEGRFVASSLKLLDSE; this comes from the coding sequence ATGAAAAAAATTCTTTTATTATCGGTATTTATGATGGCTTTTTCTTGTGGAAACAAAAAAGAGGTAACACAAATGGTAGAAGTTTCTTGCGGACAATGCAAATTCGATTTAGATTCTGAAGACGGTTGTAGTTTGGCTGTAAGAATTGATAACAAAGCTTATTTTGTAGATGGTTTTAATATCGACGATTTTGGTGATGCGCACGACGAGCATACTGGTTTTTGCGAAGTGGTTAGAAAAGGAGAAATTACAGGTAAAGTTGTAGAAGGAAGATTTGTTGCGAGTTCTTTGAAGTTGTTGGATTCTGAATAG
- a CDS encoding type II toxin-antitoxin system RelE family toxin yields the protein MEIIYLRQALKDVNKIKNSKLKLKLAKVVANLKIAENLSEIKNVQAMSGHSEAYRIRIGDYRLGIFYSEEKITIARFFKTRRYL from the coding sequence ATGGAAATTATTTATTTACGTCAAGCTTTAAAAGATGTAAACAAAATTAAAAACAGTAAGTTAAAACTAAAATTAGCTAAAGTTGTAGCTAATTTAAAAATAGCAGAAAACTTATCAGAAATTAAGAATGTACAAGCAATGTCAGGTCATTCTGAAGCTTATAGAATTAGAATTGGTGATTATAGATTAGGAATTTTTTATTCCGAAGAAAAAATTACAATTGCCCGTTTTTTTAAAACGAGAAGATATTTATAA
- a CDS encoding aldo/keto reductase: MKYTKLPNTDIKVSKICLGTMTWGNQNTQEEGFEQMDYALEQGVNFFDTAELYAVPASPETYGSTEKIIGNWFKKSGNRDKVVLASKIAGGGDYTKHIREGGLNKKNILEAVEGSLKRLQTDYIDLYQLHWPNRGVNVFGTRDFPTDAAKDATENYLEIIKTLNDLIQEGKIRQYGLSNETPWGTLQYLQTAAVNKLARPITIQNSYSLIHRSYEAGMSEVSLRENIGLLAYSPLAQGVLSGKYLDGNKPKGARGTLFPRFIARYMGDGSLEAVKRYEAIAKKAGITLSEMSLAFINQLPFVTSNIIGATKVNQLKENINSINIDLSEETLKEIEEVHTDIPNPAP; this comes from the coding sequence ATGAAATACACAAAACTCCCAAATACCGATATAAAAGTTAGTAAAATATGTTTAGGAACCATGACTTGGGGAAACCAAAATACACAAGAAGAAGGTTTCGAACAAATGGATTATGCACTGGAACAAGGTGTAAACTTTTTTGATACTGCAGAATTATACGCAGTTCCTGCTTCACCAGAAACCTATGGTTCTACAGAAAAAATTATTGGGAATTGGTTTAAAAAATCAGGAAATAGAGATAAAGTTGTTTTGGCAAGTAAAATTGCAGGTGGTGGAGATTATACCAAACACATTAGAGAAGGTGGATTGAATAAAAAAAATATCCTAGAAGCTGTAGAAGGAAGCTTAAAACGTTTACAGACAGATTATATCGATCTGTATCAATTACACTGGCCCAATAGAGGTGTAAATGTATTCGGAACAAGAGATTTTCCAACAGATGCTGCAAAAGATGCAACTGAAAATTATTTAGAAATTATTAAAACTTTAAATGATTTAATTCAAGAAGGAAAAATAAGACAATATGGTTTGTCGAACGAAACTCCTTGGGGAACTCTACAATACCTACAAACTGCAGCAGTAAATAAATTGGCAAGACCAATAACCATTCAAAATTCATATTCTTTGATTCACAGAAGTTACGAAGCAGGAATGAGCGAAGTTTCTTTAAGAGAAAACATTGGTTTGTTAGCTTACTCTCCTTTGGCACAGGGTGTTTTATCTGGAAAATATTTAGACGGAAACAAACCAAAAGGCGCAAGAGGAACCTTATTTCCACGTTTTATTGCACGTTATATGGGCGATGGTTCTTTGGAAGCTGTAAAAAGATACGAAGCAATTGCAAAAAAAGCAGGAATTACATTATCGGAAATGTCGTTGGCGTTTATCAATCAATTACCATTTGTAACGAGTAATATTATTGGGGCAACAAAAGTGAATCAATTAAAAGAAAATATCAATTCTATCAACATCGATTTATCCGAAGAAACTTTAAAAGAAATTGAAGAAGTTCATACAGATATTCCTAATCCTGCTCCGTAA
- a CDS encoding phosphoglycerate kinase codes for MKTLKDFNFENKKAIIRVDFNVPLNDKFEVTDTTRIQAAKSTIIDILEQGGSCVLMSHLGRPKGFQEEFSLKHIVKSVVDIIGCNVKFVEDCVGEKVEAAVANLESGEILLLENLRFYAEETKGDVAFAEKLSKFGDIYVNDAFGTAHRAHASTTIIAQFFEENKCFGNLLAREIESIDKVLNNSEKPVLAILGGAKVSSKITVIENILDKVDHLIIGGGMSFTFIKAQGGKIGNSICEDDKQDLALDILKQAKEKGVEVHIPVDVVAADNFSNDANTQICDINAIPDGWEGVDAGPKSREFFDEIVNKSKTILWNGPLGVFEMESFAAGTIALGHSIDKATKNGAFSLVGGGDSVAAVKQFGFADKVSYVSTGGGAMLEMLEGKSLPGIEAILK; via the coding sequence ATGAAAACACTAAAAGATTTTAATTTCGAAAATAAAAAAGCGATTATTCGTGTAGATTTTAATGTGCCTTTAAACGATAAATTTGAAGTGACAGATACTACCAGAATTCAAGCTGCAAAATCAACAATAATCGATATTTTAGAACAAGGAGGAAGCTGTGTGTTAATGTCTCATTTAGGTCGTCCAAAAGGTTTTCAAGAAGAATTTTCTTTAAAACACATTGTAAAATCGGTTGTAGATATTATTGGTTGTAATGTAAAATTTGTGGAAGATTGTGTTGGAGAAAAAGTCGAAGCAGCAGTGGCTAATTTAGAATCGGGCGAGATTTTATTATTAGAAAACCTTCGTTTTTATGCCGAAGAAACCAAAGGAGATGTAGCATTTGCAGAGAAATTATCGAAATTTGGAGATATTTATGTAAACGATGCTTTTGGAACCGCTCACAGAGCACATGCATCTACCACAATTATTGCACAATTTTTTGAAGAAAATAAATGTTTTGGAAATTTATTAGCAAGAGAAATAGAAAGTATCGATAAGGTTTTAAACAATTCAGAAAAACCAGTATTGGCAATTTTAGGAGGTGCTAAAGTATCGTCTAAAATTACAGTTATCGAAAATATTTTAGATAAGGTAGATCATTTAATTATTGGAGGTGGAATGAGTTTTACGTTTATAAAAGCTCAAGGTGGAAAAATAGGAAATTCTATTTGCGAAGACGATAAACAAGACTTAGCATTAGATATTTTAAAACAAGCAAAAGAAAAAGGAGTAGAAGTTCATATTCCTGTAGATGTGGTTGCTGCTGATAATTTTTCTAACGATGCAAATACACAAATTTGCGATATCAATGCAATTCCAGATGGTTGGGAAGGTGTAGATGCTGGACCAAAATCAAGAGAATTTTTTGATGAAATTGTAAACAAATCGAAAACAATTTTATGGAACGGACCTTTAGGGGTTTTCGAAATGGAATCTTTTGCTGCAGGAACCATTGCATTAGGACACTCTATAGACAAAGCCACTAAAAACGGCGCATTCTCGTTAGTTGGTGGTGGAGATTCTGTGGCAGCAGTAAAACAATTTGGTTTTGCAGATAAAGTAAGCTATGTTTCTACAGGTGGTGGTGCCATGTTAGAAATGCTAGAAGGAAAAAGCTTACCAGGAATTGAGGCTATTCTAAAATAG
- a CDS encoding ATP-binding protein: MLFNQIIGQEHIKNHLQVSAENGRIPHAQLFVGKEGSGTLPMAIAYAQFLLCNFSENSNACNLKCEKLQHPDLHFAFPVTTNDAVKKHPVSNLFLEDWRDFVTTQPYGGLFNWLQFIGVENKQGNIGVDEAEDVVKKLQLKSYEGGFKVMIIWMAEKMNIAAANKLLKLIEEPPNKTVFILITENEEQIINTIKSRCQALHFPVLAEQDIAKTLVERENCSESEAASIAHQAEGNYNKAVHLLHNDASDLVFEEWFIAWIRTAFKAKGNASVVQQLISWSDTIAKTGRETQKRFLEYCLQFFRQALLLNYKSENLVFMETKTRFDLSKFAPFVHAGNILEIEKELNDAIYHIERNGNAKIILLDLSMKLTRFLHKKEETV; encoded by the coding sequence ATGCTTTTCAACCAAATTATAGGTCAAGAACACATTAAAAACCATTTGCAAGTTTCTGCAGAAAATGGTAGAATTCCGCATGCGCAACTATTTGTAGGAAAAGAAGGAAGTGGCACTTTGCCAATGGCAATCGCCTACGCACAATTTTTATTATGTAATTTTTCTGAAAATAGTAATGCCTGTAATTTAAAATGCGAAAAATTACAGCATCCAGATTTGCATTTTGCATTTCCTGTAACTACTAATGATGCTGTAAAAAAGCATCCTGTTAGTAATTTATTTTTAGAAGATTGGCGAGATTTTGTTACTACACAACCTTATGGAGGTTTATTTAATTGGTTGCAATTTATTGGTGTAGAAAATAAACAAGGAAATATTGGGGTTGATGAAGCTGAAGATGTTGTAAAAAAACTACAACTAAAAAGTTACGAAGGAGGTTTTAAAGTAATGATTATTTGGATGGCAGAAAAAATGAATATTGCTGCCGCCAACAAATTGTTAAAATTAATCGAAGAACCACCAAATAAAACGGTTTTTATTTTAATTACCGAGAATGAAGAGCAAATTATCAATACCATAAAATCGCGTTGCCAAGCCTTACATTTTCCTGTTTTGGCAGAACAAGATATTGCAAAAACTTTGGTTGAGAGAGAAAATTGCTCAGAGAGTGAGGCTGCAAGCATTGCACATCAAGCAGAGGGAAATTATAACAAAGCCGTTCATTTATTACACAACGATGCTTCTGATTTGGTTTTTGAAGAATGGTTTATTGCATGGATAAGAACCGCGTTTAAAGCCAAAGGAAATGCTTCTGTGGTGCAACAATTAATTTCTTGGTCCGACACGATTGCCAAAACCGGACGTGAAACTCAAAAACGTTTTTTAGAATATTGTTTGCAATTTTTTAGACAAGCTTTATTACTAAATTACAAATCTGAAAATTTAGTTTTTATGGAAACAAAAACCCGTTTCGATTTGTCTAAATTTGCGCCTTTTGTACATGCAGGTAATATTTTAGAAATAGAAAAAGAACTGAACGATGCCATCTATCATATAGAAAGAAATGGAAATGCTAAAATTATTTTGTTAGATTTATCGATGAAACTAACGAGGTTTTTGCATAAAAAGGAAGAGACTGTTTAA
- a CDS encoding thioredoxin family protein: MKHLKLIAIIFIFWSCKNNKSTNEYQDLIVIDQNYKESLKIASEKDKLIFIDFYTTWCAPCKKLDKLVFKNDSIKKILKKDFILLKYNAENDTVFHLSKKHHISSYPTGLILNKKGYVLNRKYGFPGEDFLSLSKIVLKFTNESILLNNKNKIIKGYSNKIDEAKYPQFYIDYVNRTNTKINPLELNEYWSSNKNVLSEQYFSTLIYFARDASDNVANKTLKNINAYKELYGNNDVEILMYFLTSGKFSRAISEKNQLKYDEAVLFAKNALSVQWTDDILPNFEKEFTKTLNE, translated from the coding sequence ATGAAACATCTTAAATTAATTGCAATTATTTTTATTTTTTGGAGCTGTAAAAACAATAAAAGCACAAATGAATATCAAGATTTAATAGTAATTGACCAAAACTATAAAGAATCCTTAAAAATAGCTTCAGAAAAAGATAAGCTAATTTTTATTGACTTTTATACAACTTGGTGTGCACCTTGTAAAAAATTAGATAAATTAGTTTTTAAAAACGATTCTATAAAAAAAATTCTTAAAAAAGATTTTATACTATTAAAATACAACGCAGAAAATGATACCGTTTTTCACTTGTCGAAAAAACACCATATAAGTAGTTATCCTACTGGACTTATTTTAAATAAAAAAGGGTACGTTTTAAATAGAAAGTATGGTTTTCCTGGAGAAGATTTTTTATCGTTAAGTAAAATTGTACTAAAATTTACCAATGAAAGTATTTTGTTAAACAACAAAAATAAAATAATAAAAGGGTATTCCAATAAAATTGATGAAGCCAAATATCCACAATTTTATATTGATTATGTGAACAGAACTAATACTAAAATTAATCCTTTAGAATTAAATGAGTATTGGAGCTCAAATAAAAATGTTTTATCTGAACAATATTTTTCTACACTCATTTATTTTGCACGAGATGCTTCTGATAATGTTGCAAACAAAACATTAAAAAATATAAATGCATACAAAGAACTCTATGGTAATAATGATGTTGAAATACTGATGTATTTCTTAACTTCTGGAAAATTTAGTAGAGCAATTTCTGAGAAAAATCAATTAAAATACGATGAAGCTGTTCTTTTTGCTAAAAATGCTTTAAGTGTTCAATGGACTGATGATATACTACCAAATTTTGAAAAAGAGTTTACAAAAACTTTAAATGAATAA
- a CDS encoding YciI family protein produces MKQFMMIFIGEDYADLGLSPEEMQNRMEKWFAWSQKMDAAGIKHEGEALTSKIRRISGVERTAKDIASTELKEIVGGYYTVSAKDFDAVEEIAKDFPDYDLGSFVEIREIMVFDH; encoded by the coding sequence ATGAAACAATTTATGATGATTTTTATTGGCGAAGATTATGCTGATTTAGGGCTTTCTCCAGAAGAAATGCAAAACAGAATGGAAAAATGGTTTGCTTGGAGTCAAAAAATGGATGCTGCAGGAATTAAACATGAAGGTGAAGCCTTAACTTCCAAAATAAGACGTATTTCTGGTGTTGAAAGAACAGCTAAAGACATTGCATCTACAGAATTAAAGGAAATTGTTGGTGGTTATTACACAGTTTCTGCCAAAGATTTTGATGCTGTTGAAGAAATTGCCAAAGATTTTCCAGATTACGATTTAGGCTCGTTTGTAGAAATTAGAGAAATTATGGTATTTGATCATTAA